Proteins from one uncultured Anaeromusa sp. genomic window:
- the nikA gene encoding nickel ABC transporter substrate-binding protein, protein MNWKRWCSLCLVLMVAMALVGCGKQAKDKQELVYASTKDIRNINPHLYGGEMSAQNMVFESLVINTDEGVKPWLAEKWDISADGKEYTFYLRKNVKFTDGAPFNAEAVKMNIDAVLANKQRHAWLDMVNQIDHGEVLDEHTYKLVLKQPYYPTLVELGLTRPFRFISPKCFVNGATKDGVNGYVGTGPWVLKEHQANQFALFTVNPEYWGEKPKVPAVRWKVMPDHQTILMALKKGEVDLLFGADGDMLDLDSFKALEKEGKYKAVLSQPIASRAILLNTAQAITGDKKVREAIQYAVNKQTIVDGILNGTETLADTLMSPTVPYCKVPLAARGYDAARAKALMEEAGWKMGPDGYRHKDGKLCELTISFNSNNAQERVISEYIQNSLKEIGISLKIMGEEKQAFLDRQRTGEFDLQYSLSWGTPYDPQSYVSSWRIPAHGDYQAQKGLPKKAWLDETVGKVLVEHSPEKRQLLYNEILTYIHDECVYLPLSYSRTKAVYVPNLKGVSFNPSQYEIPFEKMYFEK, encoded by the coding sequence ATGAACTGGAAACGATGGTGCTCTTTGTGTTTGGTTCTGATGGTGGCTATGGCGTTAGTCGGCTGCGGCAAGCAGGCCAAAGACAAGCAGGAGCTGGTTTACGCCAGTACGAAAGACATTCGCAATATTAATCCGCATCTTTACGGCGGCGAAATGTCTGCGCAGAACATGGTTTTTGAGTCATTGGTCATCAATACGGATGAAGGCGTTAAACCCTGGCTGGCGGAGAAATGGGACATTTCCGCCGATGGTAAGGAATATACTTTTTATTTGCGCAAAAATGTGAAGTTTACCGACGGCGCTCCGTTTAATGCTGAGGCGGTAAAAATGAATATTGACGCAGTGCTGGCCAATAAGCAGCGCCATGCGTGGCTGGATATGGTCAATCAAATTGATCACGGCGAAGTGCTGGATGAGCATACATACAAGCTGGTTCTGAAGCAGCCGTACTATCCTACGTTGGTAGAATTGGGGCTGACGCGCCCTTTCCGTTTCATTTCGCCTAAATGCTTTGTGAACGGAGCAACTAAGGACGGCGTAAACGGCTATGTCGGTACAGGACCGTGGGTGCTCAAAGAGCACCAGGCGAATCAATTCGCTTTGTTTACGGTTAATCCCGAATACTGGGGCGAAAAGCCCAAAGTTCCAGCGGTTCGCTGGAAGGTGATGCCGGATCACCAAACGATTTTAATGGCTTTGAAAAAAGGGGAGGTTGATCTTCTCTTTGGCGCGGACGGCGATATGTTAGACTTGGATTCTTTCAAGGCGTTAGAAAAAGAAGGAAAATATAAAGCCGTATTGAGCCAGCCTATTGCATCCCGCGCTATTTTGCTGAACACGGCGCAAGCCATTACCGGGGATAAGAAAGTGCGCGAGGCCATCCAATACGCCGTAAATAAACAGACCATTGTCGACGGAATTCTCAATGGTACGGAAACGTTGGCGGATACGCTGATGTCGCCGACGGTGCCGTATTGCAAGGTTCCCCTAGCTGCGCGCGGCTATGACGCGGCGAGAGCTAAAGCGTTGATGGAAGAAGCAGGCTGGAAAATGGGCCCCGATGGCTATCGTCATAAAGACGGCAAGCTTTGCGAGCTTACCATTTCGTTTAATTCGAACAATGCCCAAGAACGGGTCATTAGCGAGTACATTCAAAACTCTCTCAAAGAAATTGGTATTAGCTTAAAAATTATGGGCGAAGAAAAACAAGCCTTTTTAGACCGGCAAAGAACCGGCGAGTTTGATTTGCAATATTCTCTTTCGTGGGGCACGCCGTATGATCCGCAGTCCTATGTGTCTTCCTGGCGCATTCCGGCGCATGGCGATTACCAAGCGCAAAAAGGACTGCCTAAAAAAGCCTGGCTGGATGAAACAGTGGGCAAGGTGCTTGTCGAGCACAGCCCTGAAAAACGCCAGTTGCTGTATAATGAGATTCTTACTTACATTCATGACGAATGCGTTTATTTGCCGCTTTCTTATTCCCGTACCAAAGCGGTATATGTGCCGAACCTGAAGGGAGTTTCCTTTAATCCGTCGCAATATGAAATTCCTTTTGAAAAGATGTATTTCGAAAAGTAA